One window from the genome of Pseudanabaena yagii GIHE-NHR1 encodes:
- the pflA gene encoding pyruvate formate-lyase-activating protein, with product MAGIGRIHSIETFGTVDGPGIRFIVFTQGCPLRCLYCHNPDCRNAHDGKEVTVDYLIDEIKKCKSFIRKGGVTVSGGEPLMQPEFTREIFKRCHEIGLHTALDTSGYCALEVAQPVLAETDLVLLDIKSYIPELYYQVTSVSIEPTLAMARYLSEIKKPVWIRFVLVPHLTDNIANVNQLADFIATLTNVERLEVLPFHKMGEYKWEQLGLPYSLKDTPPAPPELVQQTVDIFRDRGINALGAVGI from the coding sequence ATGGCTGGAATTGGACGCATTCATTCGATTGAAACTTTTGGTACGGTAGACGGGCCGGGGATCAGATTTATTGTATTTACTCAGGGCTGTCCCCTCCGTTGTCTCTATTGTCATAACCCAGACTGTCGCAATGCCCATGATGGGAAAGAAGTTACCGTTGACTATCTGATTGATGAGATCAAAAAATGTAAATCCTTCATTCGCAAAGGCGGCGTAACCGTCAGTGGTGGCGAACCGCTGATGCAGCCAGAATTTACCAGAGAAATCTTTAAGCGTTGTCATGAAATTGGCTTACACACAGCCCTTGATACATCGGGGTATTGTGCATTAGAAGTGGCGCAACCCGTTCTCGCCGAAACCGATTTGGTGTTACTGGATATTAAATCCTATATTCCCGAACTCTATTACCAAGTTACCAGTGTTTCCATCGAGCCAACCTTAGCCATGGCAAGATATCTCAGCGAGATCAAGAAACCTGTTTGGATTCGGTTCGTTTTAGTACCGCATCTCACCGATAACATTGCTAATGTTAATCAACTTGCCGATTTTATCGCCACCTTAACTAATGTCGAAAGATTGGAAGTTTTACCATTTCACAAAATGGGGGAATATAAATGGGAGCAACTAGGCCTGCCCTATTCCCTCAAAGACACACCACCAGCACCACCCGAACTAGTGCAGCAAACGGTTGATATCTTCCGCGATCGCGGAATCAATGCACTTGGGGCGGTAGGGATTTAA
- the pflB gene encoding formate C-acetyltransferase, with product MYVEWQGFTEGSWTKEINVRDFIQKNYTPYEGTAEFLVAPTTRTQQLWSEVLELMKLEHQKGILDVDTKVPAGITAHDAGYINRELEQIVGLQTDKPLKRAIMPYGGIRVVKAGLEAYGYQLDPATEEVFTKYRKTHNDGVFDAYTTEMRKARKSGIITGLPDAYGRGRIIGDYRRVALYGVDRLIDDKKTQKESLDVDVMDEETIRLREELSEQIRALFELKEMAAKYGFDIGRPAMTAKEAVQWLYFGYLGAVKEQNGAAMSLGRVSTFLDIYFERDLQNGAIAEVELQELIDHFVMKLRMVRFLRTPDYNDLFSGDPTWVTEAIGGMSADGRTLVTKNSFRFLHTLVNLGAAPEPNLTVLWSEHLPENFKQFCAKVSSDTSSIQYENDDLMRPTYGDDYAIACCVSVMRIGKQMQFFGARVNLAKTLLYAINGGKDEKSGDQVAPNFAPITSEYLNYQEVNDRLQQMMAWLAKAYINTLNVIHYMHDKYCYERIEMALHDRDVYRTMACGIAGLSVVTDSLSAIKYAKVKVIRNEQGLAVDYETEGEYPKYGNNDDRVDNIAVDLVARFMNEIRKHPAYRHAVPTQSVLTITSNVVYGKKTGNTPDGRRAGEPFAPGANPMHGRDCCGAIASLSSVAKLPYSDCQDGISNTFSIMPSALGRQESDRTNNLVGLLDGYFHDGGHHINVNALDRSTLMDAMEHPENYPQLTIRVSGYAVNFIKLTREQQLDVIKRTFHERV from the coding sequence ATGTATGTAGAATGGCAGGGCTTTACAGAAGGCAGTTGGACAAAAGAGATTAACGTTAGAGATTTTATCCAAAAGAATTACACACCCTACGAAGGAACTGCTGAGTTTCTGGTTGCACCAACCACTAGAACCCAGCAGCTTTGGAGTGAAGTGTTAGAACTGATGAAACTAGAACACCAAAAGGGAATTTTGGATGTTGATACGAAGGTTCCTGCTGGGATCACAGCCCATGATGCAGGATATATTAATCGTGAACTAGAACAAATTGTTGGTTTACAGACAGATAAGCCCCTCAAACGCGCCATCATGCCCTATGGCGGTATCCGAGTGGTGAAAGCGGGACTGGAAGCCTATGGCTATCAACTTGATCCCGCTACAGAGGAAGTTTTTACTAAATATCGCAAAACCCATAATGATGGCGTATTTGATGCCTATACCACGGAAATGCGGAAGGCAAGGAAATCGGGGATCATTACAGGCTTGCCCGATGCCTATGGACGGGGACGGATTATTGGCGATTATCGTCGGGTAGCGCTCTATGGTGTCGATCGCCTCATCGATGACAAGAAGACCCAAAAGGAATCCCTTGATGTCGATGTCATGGATGAAGAAACCATTCGTCTAAGGGAAGAGCTATCGGAACAAATTCGCGCCTTGTTTGAACTCAAGGAAATGGCAGCGAAATACGGCTTTGATATTGGTCGTCCTGCCATGACCGCTAAAGAAGCTGTGCAATGGCTCTATTTTGGCTACCTAGGGGCAGTCAAAGAACAAAATGGGGCTGCGATGTCCCTCGGTCGGGTTTCGACGTTTCTAGACATCTATTTCGAGCGTGATTTGCAGAATGGCGCGATCGCGGAAGTGGAATTGCAAGAGTTAATCGATCATTTCGTAATGAAGTTACGCATGGTGCGTTTCTTGCGTACCCCTGACTACAATGATCTATTCTCAGGCGATCCCACATGGGTGACTGAAGCGATCGGAGGGATGAGTGCTGATGGTCGGACTTTAGTTACCAAAAACAGTTTCCGATTCTTGCATACATTGGTCAATCTGGGAGCAGCGCCAGAGCCTAACTTGACGGTTTTATGGTCAGAACATTTACCCGAAAACTTTAAACAGTTCTGCGCGAAGGTATCCAGCGATACTAGTTCCATTCAGTATGAAAACGATGACCTGATGCGTCCCACCTATGGCGATGACTATGCGATCGCCTGTTGTGTGTCAGTCATGCGAATTGGTAAGCAGATGCAATTCTTTGGTGCGAGGGTCAATCTTGCCAAGACGCTACTCTATGCAATCAATGGTGGTAAGGATGAGAAGTCTGGGGATCAAGTTGCGCCCAACTTCGCACCAATTACTAGTGAGTATCTGAATTATCAAGAAGTTAACGATCGCTTGCAGCAAATGATGGCATGGTTGGCGAAGGCATATATCAATACGTTGAATGTCATTCACTACATGCATGACAAGTATTGCTACGAGCGCATCGAAATGGCATTGCATGATCGCGATGTCTATCGAACGATGGCTTGTGGTATTGCAGGTCTATCGGTCGTCACCGACTCGCTCTCGGCGATTAAATATGCCAAGGTGAAGGTGATTCGCAACGAGCAAGGCTTGGCGGTAGATTACGAAACCGAAGGCGAATATCCCAAGTATGGCAATAACGATGATCGCGTCGATAATATCGCTGTTGACCTCGTGGCAAGGTTCATGAATGAGATTCGCAAACATCCCGCTTATCGCCATGCCGTACCTACGCAATCGGTACTCACGATTACTTCTAACGTGGTCTATGGCAAGAAAACGGGTAACACTCCCGATGGACGTAGGGCTGGTGAACCCTTTGCCCCTGGTGCAAATCCGATGCATGGACGTGATTGTTGCGGCGCGATCGCCTCGCTCTCATCGGTTGCCAAATTGCCCTACAGCGATTGTCAGGACGGTATCTCGAATACCTTCTCGATTATGCCAAGTGCCTTGGGTAGACAGGAAAGCGATCGCACAAATAACCTCGTTGGCTTGCTCGATGGCTATTTCCACGATGGTGGTCATCACATTAATGTGAATGCCCTCGATCGCAGTACCTTAATGGATGCAATGGAACATCCTGAAAACTATCCACAGTTGACAATTCGGGTTTCGGGCTATGCCGTGAACTTCATCAAGCTCACCCGAGAGCAGCAATTGGATGTGATTAAACGCACGTTCCATGAACGAGTATAG